The Alligator mississippiensis isolate rAllMis1 chromosome 3, rAllMis1, whole genome shotgun sequence DNA window TCCTTCCCCTGCTGCGATGGAGAAGCTGTTCTCACGCTCCTCGCTGGCAGCTTTTCATGCTCTCTGCTCCCCCTTCACCGCCTTCCCGCAGGCTAACCGTGTCCCGCTGTCTCGCCCCGTCCTCGTACGGCTTTGCCTTCCTCACTGCCGTTCTCAATGCCTGCCTCTGGGCCCGCTGCACTGCGCCACGTCCTccttgaagtgcagagcccagaaggGCACGCGCATCTTGTCCTGGCCGGGTGGAGACACCGTCCTCTCGCTGTTACTCGAGCTGTAGGGCTCTACGGGAAcgggcccccaacccctgcattTATTCTTGCCTGCCCCCATCTCACGCCAGCGCTTCTCTCCCCCTCTGCCGAGACGTTCGTGTGGGGCTCGCTCACCTGCACTTCAGTCCGTGCAAGctctttctttttatatttgtCCTTGAACTTTTCACTGGCTGTTTTCATCCTCCCTTCGACGGCACTTTGCTCATTAGTGGGTTTTCAGATATTTTTCTTATGGGCTCACCCATTGGTCAGGATCCTGCACTGCTTTTCAGCACCGCAGCTGACTCCAGCGGAGCATAACGAGCCGGGCACGACCAGGATTCCTCCAGGGACGCCGAGTGAAGCAGGGATCTGGCGCCGAACCAGCGCTCCTGTCGAcacagcccaaaactgcattgtTTTTTATCACAGTAGTTCACGCTGCTCACTCCCATTGCCGGGGCCCGCCCTGGCTCCAGCTTTGTTTAACAACTTCATTAAACAGgacttttgatacggtctcccacaacatcccTGCAAGGAACTTCAGGAAGTccaagttggatgaatggactgtaagggggatagaaacctggctggagcaccaggctcagagggtagcaatccagggctcaatgtctagctggcagccaggatCAAGTGCGGTGCCCTGGGgcggtcctggggccggttttgttcaatattttcatcaacgacctggaaaatgggatggatgcaccctcagcaagtctgcagatgacaccaactgggggagtagatacgctggaggtcGGGCTAGGACTCAGAGTGACCTCGACACATGGAGGATTGGGCCACaaggaatctcaggaggttcaacaaggacaagtgcaaagtcctgcactgaggaggagcAATCCCCcgcaccggggcaggctggggatgatgggctgggcagcagctctgcagacaaggacctggggggacaggggacctttgaagcggggctggaaggaagctgcagagtcacatctagtccaacccctgcctgaggcaggatcagccctgcgcaaaccatcctgtacaagctggacaggagccagcagtgtgcccttggtgccaagaaggcaaccagcatcctgggctgcatcggcaGGAGCGTTGCAGCAGAtgaagggcagtgattcttcccccctattcagcactggggaggccacatctggagtcctgtgtccagctgtgccccccactacagaaaggatgcagacacattggagagagtccagtggagggcaatagaaacggctgtggggctgggggacaggactggtgaggaggggctgagggaactgggatcactgagtctgcagaagagaagatggaggtggactgaacagcagccttcacctccctgcaggggggctgcaaagaggatggagctgggctggtctcagtgggggcagatggcaggacaaggagcaatgggctcaggctgcagcaagggaagttgaggttgggtattagaACAATccttctcacaaggagggtggggaagcattgggacaggctccatccttggaggtgtttaagaccccagtcgacaaagccttggctgggatgatgtagctggggctggtcctgcttggagcaggggttgcactagcTGTGACCTCCCTTCAACCTGATTTTCTACGATTGTAATGATTGGGGGGATCTGTGGCTGACACCAAGGGTGGCATTGCAGacactgcagagggcagggccGGGATCCGGCGTGACCCAGGAACGCGGGCGAAACGGTGCACGAGCCACGAGCCGAGATTCAGCCAGGACAAGGCAGGGTCCTGCACGGGAAATGAGAGACTCGCCGCCACAAACCCAGGCTGGAGCGACCAGCATGGCTGCAGCGTTGCGCAGGAGCCAGCACCGCACGCTGGCTGCAGAACAAGACGGCGGCCTGCGGGGCCGTGTGAGGAGCGGCAGCCCCTGCACGCCAAGGGCAGCGCTTCTccgctctgcccagccctgcggAGGCCTCCCGGGCCCAGTGCTCGGCCCCCgcttcaggaaggacatggacaGGAGCCCAGCGCAGGGCAACGCGTGCACCCAGGGGTGCGGCGCGGTGTGGTCCTAACCCAGTGCAGGGGGGCACGGCCGGAGCTCAGGTGCTGCAGGtccccagcttcctgctgctcaagcagggccGCGGCTTGGAGCTGGGCCTGCCCAGGCTGGACCGCGCGCTCCCGTAGCGTTGCTCCTCCCGTCTGCGTGCGCGGGACGTTGGCTGCTTTGGATGATACCCAAGAGCCTCAGCAAAGCCGGGACAGCCGTCAGGGCAGCGCCGAGGCCACGCGCCTGCAAGATAAGCGAATCCTTCCATGCATCGACCTGGGCCGTGCAGCGAGGACTCCCCCTGCCAGACCCTCCCTCCCGGCCGCGCCAGACCCGTGCGGGGTCTCTCCTGCAGGCCAAACCCAGGTGAGGGTGCCTgcagcctgccaggagcaggggagacccCGAGACTTCAGCTGAAGGCACAGGCCTGGGGTGGGTCACggggccctggctgcagcccccagccagagGACACCAGCCCCCGGGGAAGgcggctgccccagggctctgggggtgctgaaggagccctgccctcccctcgccCGGGCTCACCTGAGACAGCAGGACCCGCGAGCCCCTCTGCGGCTGGACGGAGGCCGGCACCGACACAGCTCCGCTCTTGGGACATCAACGGCGGGAGCAAGGACCGGAGCGCGGGGCACAGGCCAGCGCCCGCTGCCCCGTGGAGGCAGCGAAGGAGCCTGTGGACGCTGGGGGGCAAAAGCATGCAGGAGCGCTGGCTGCACGGCGCGGGGGCTCGAGGGTGCCGGCGCTGGGACGGAGGAACGGGGACTGTAGCTGCCAAGCGGCGATCCAAGCTGAAGCTCCAGGACGGCTACGAGATGGGGAAGCTCAGTCCTAGCCCTGGGGAGGGGACGAGAGCTCTGCACGGGCGCACGGCGAGGAAGCCAGGAAGGCCAAGTCGCTGTTCGAGCTGCGGCTGGGCAGCGGCGTAAAAGCAACGGCACGGGCTTCTACAGGTGTCAGGAAGAGCAGACACCAGAGAGCTCAGACGAGGTCCCGGCCGACCGGACgagggcagaagcagggggaaggggaaaactatagctctggggaactgcagaccgGCCACCCCGACCGCCATCCCTGCAACGACCAAGAAGGGGCCTGTGCTGCACCGGACGAGACTCAGCgcggacaagtgccaagtcctgcccTGAAGATGGGACCACGCGTGCAAACGGAGCCTGGGCCTCGAGCGACCGGCCGTGGACAAGCCGGACCGGAGCGAGCAGCAGCTTCCCGGGCCCTATGAACAGCCCCGGCACCTGCGCGCGAGGGCGGTGATTCTCCGTCCTGTTCAGGTCCGGGTCAAGGACGCAGACGAGCCGCCCGGGACAGACTGGAAGAATTCATCCGGAGAAGAGGAGCCCAAGAGGGGATTTCATCACAGCTGGAAAATTCCCGAATATAGGAGACAGGCTTTTCTCTGGACAAGGAGCAACCGCCTCAAGCTGCagcgggggaaactgaggctggggagggaggccGGAGGGCTGGGCTGCCGACCCAGAGCAACTGGGCTCCCCGGGGCGCGGGGGACAGCCCCAGGTGACCCCGAGGGCCTCCCGAGTCGCCTGCCCAGATCCCACaagcagctggaagcccctggcCCGAGAAAGCAGCTCCCGCTCGGTCCTGCAGACCGGGCCAACGGGGCCTGCAAGGCCCAGCAAGGaagcccccagccccacgcgGCGCAGCATCGAGGCCCAGGGGCTTTGGAAAAAGATGCTTTAATCAGTGGGTGTTTGGCAGATACAGTCTGGAGAGTGAAAAAGAGACCCGAGGTCAGACAAAGCGCCAGGGCCATACCGTTACACCCACGGGGCCagggcagcccccctgcccctggtgggcaccagccccaggccgGACCCCTGCACACCCCATGAGGGTGAAGCAGTCACCAGTGGGGCACAGGCCCCAGGGCAGCATGGCGTGGGCTGCGCCAGGacggagggggcaggggggaaaacaCACACGTGGGACACGGGCAGGACGGACGTGTCCTACAATGCCCTTGCCGTCGCACCTCGTACCAGAGGGATGCCCACGGCCccgggcagaggcagcaggatgcagcggggtggagggaagaggggtCCCAGGGTCCTTTGGaggtgctggggaagggagggctctgCTCCCCGCTGgccgtggctgcagccccatggggcgggggcagcaggaggggctgAGCCTTTTCTAGTCCTACTGGCCCAAGCTGGAGCTCGTCTGGGAGGAGGAGGCGCTACTGAGCCGAGGCCCACGGGCCCCTGGGGGATGCTGGTTGGGGGCTCTAATGCcacgtggaggaggaggaggaggaggaggaggggggccgTGGTGCCCGAGGCCCCTCCCCAGAGCAGTGCACTGATCTGACATTCGATGTGGGGGTGCGGTCACCCCCGGCGGCGACGCGCGCAGGACGGACGCGAGGCAACTTCCCGAGAGGGCAGCGCCGGAGCCGAGACAGAGTCCGGAGGCCGAGAGCAGCGGGAGccagctccccccgccccggggCAGGGCAGCCCCGCGCTCACTGGCTGCCTTCGTAGTTGAGCACGTAGTAGTCGTGGACGTACATGAGGACGGCGATCGGCTGCCCGATGATCAGCGAGATCCACACGGCCGCGTTGCCGTAGTTGCCCTGGAGGAACTTGCCCACGAACCAGGCCAGCGGGAGCTGGAgcgggaggggagcagggccgTGAGCGAGGGGGCACcggctgcccctgcaccccacGACCGGTGTAGGGAGGCCGGCCCcgctctcaccccccagcccgCTCACCTGAGCCATCATGCCCATGAAGGCCCAGAGCCGGAACATCCTCAGGGGCACGCTCACCAGGTACTGCGGGGACAGCCGGGGTGTCAGCTCTGCCCGTGGCCCCCAACACGTGCCCCCCCTCAAACGTggtcccagcaccagctggggagagcTGTCAGCTGTGCCCCAAGCCAGAGCCAGCGCCGAGGGTCCGCTCCCACCCCCGGGcaagctcctcctgcccccatggGGTGGTGTAGACAGGCAGGGCGCTGGAGAcacccccaaaccccctgcaAGGCCACGACTACACCCTCCAGTACTGCCCCCGCACCCCGCGGGGAATAGGCCAGGCGCCCACCTCGTGGAAGAAGGCCGAGAGCAGGAAGACAGCGGTGCGGGCCATCCACCGCCTGCAGCCAGAGCGGATCATGGGGACGTAGAAGTGCCTGAGCACAGCAGAAGAAGGTGGGGGGGTTACTGCCAGGCTTATTGGACCCGGgcccccccagggcaggagccagcacctggCTGAGCCACGGGCAGGTGAGGGGGTCTCTCCTCCTGCTCCGGGACATTGCAAGGGGTCCGAGCCGGGCTGGGCGGCTCCgtacccccctgcaccccacgtACCGGAGGCACCACTTGTGCACGGGGATGTTCCAGTTCTGCCAGAAGTAGGTCACCGACTCCGAGTTCCTGCGGGCACAGGGACCGTCAGCAGCCGGTGCCCGGGAAATGGTTCCTTCCTCCCGGTGCCGGCCGGACCCGCGATTGCCACGCGGCCGCTGGGGCAAGGGGGCCCTGCTGCCCGCTCCGCGCCCACTCAGGCGAGGCCCGCCCGTGGCAGAGGTGGGGACAGCCCCGGGGCTCAGCTTCCCGCCCAGGGACACTGCAGGGGGCTGAACATCAGCCCTGCCCCGGAGTGGGGTGGACCCCAGGTCCATCCTGCTAGTCTCCTGTGTCACGAGGGGGAGTGACCCGTCCGAGCAGggtttcccctgttcctctcgcccctgcagcccccagcactgaGGTCCAGGCAGGGCGATGCAGAgcccgtgcccctcgctccctgccccagcgCCACCCATCGATCCCCTTTCCTTCCAGCACGTGTCTGAGCCCTGGTGAGCGTGGCCGAGCTCTCAGCTCCCATCACCCCTAGGGCCACGAGTCCACCGTTTCCCCCCCAGTGTGGCACGAAGAGACCTTGCTGGTGTTAGTGTTAAACTGCAACGTGCTCAGCCCGTGCGTGACCCTCGTTCCTTTCTGGTAAGAAACAGTCACTAATAAACCCCTACCGACTCGTCACCGGTGGGAGCGTAATGCCTCCGTGGGGGGCAGACAGACCCCCCGGACTGGTACCGGCTCCACAGAGCCGTGGTAGTGAAGGGGCTCCCCCATGGCTGGGCGCACCAGCCTGGACCCCCCCACCTCTCCCGGAGACCCCGAATGAGACCCACACTCACCACCAGTCCCGGTAAAACTCACGGTCCCCGAAGCGCAGCACCTCGGCCACCGCGTTCATGGAGGAGTGGAACAACCAGTAGAAGAAGATGAGCCAGATGAAGTGGTTGGGGACCTGTGGGGAGAGAGGCAAGACCGtgagcaggctgggggctgcgctGGACCCCCCTCCCGGGAGCTGGCGCTGCCCAAACAcgcagctgctccagcccagcactcACCGCCAGCTTCAGGAGGCGCTCGATGATCCTGGAGTAGTCCATGTCCTGCGAAGGGAGCTGCTGTCAGAGCTGCCCAGGCTCCGGGAGGGGCAGGGAAGTACCAGACCCCCGGGCAGCGCCAAGCAGAAGCCCCTGTGGCcaggttggggcggggggggaaaagggggctcTGCACGCCCGCCCCGTGCCAGGGCCGGTCACTCACCCGAAAAGGCTTCATAGAGTTCTGGATCGTGGGGACCATCCACTGCAAGAGACGGAGCAGGACGGTCTCAGGGCCCGGTGCAACCCCTCCAGAGcatgccctcccctccaccaagCCGTGGCCAGGCCAGAGCGGCCCCCGGGGCAGGGCAAGGCTTTGTGCCCCCCAGAGCACAGGTCCTACCATGTCCTGGGGCAGCCCCTCAGTCTGCCCTAGCCGCGTGGCCCCACTCGCTCCCACCCTGCAGGGGTCCGGGGTCTCAGGGTTCCCACCCGCAGGGGAAGCGCGGCCACCTACCTGCTGTATCAGCCCCACGATGAGCTGGGTGAAGAAGAGCTAGGACAGAGGGCAGCGTCAGCGCCCGGTTTGTGGACCCTCGCCCCCTCCAGCCCCCGGGGGCACAGCCCAGCAACCGGCTGAGAGGAGCCTTGAGCCCCCAGGCACCCTGCAAGGGGCCTAAGCCTCAGCCATGCCAGCCTGTGGGTCCAAACCGCTCAGCACACAGGTGTCGTGCTGGCTCAGACCAGCCTAGGCAAGAGCCCCCCTCTCCTGGGCTcctcccagccagagcccaggggctgctctggcctgcgctgccccagccccggggaggggacaggaggagaccctggagcagggggagcagagctggccccaggcACAGCCACCTCACCATCTCAATGAGCCGCCGGAGCAGGAACCGCTTGCGTATCCGGGGGGAGCGCGGGAAGTTCAGCTCGTAGCACAGCGTGGGGGCCAGGAGGAAGTAGTACAGGTCTGCAGGGCAGCGGGCGCCAGGTGaggccctgcctggcagggactggctgtgcaggggtgggggcatgatgGTCCCCTGGGTGACAGCCTCCCGCCCTGCCCCCAGGTCTGCGCCCTGCTGGGCAAATTGGCGtccccaggggctggagctggggagagatCTGAGGATCCCAGAGCCATGGGGCTAGCAGGAAGCTgcagggtcacatccagtcccgaggcaggatcagcccccgTAGACAAACCCCCATGTCTGACATTGGAGCCTTGTGACAGTCACCCCgacagccccccgcccccaggatACAGGGAGGCCATGGCCACCTATGTCCTACTGCTACTGGGGGGTCGTGggcgctgcagagagcccaggcccaggccgtgcccccgctgcagaggaaggcaaaaccccccagtgcaACCAGTCTGtgcagggggaaatcccttcctgccccagtgcagcggggctgagcctgagcgcaggggcaaaaccctccagccaggaccctgcagggttggtgccagcaggagcattggcccagcccagccccatccccagcccggaCTGCAGCAGCACCCAACATCTCTGGGGGAGACTTAAACCTCCCGAGACGTGCTGGAATGGGCTGTCCCCAGGACCATGGTCTCCCTGGCAGGCCTGAACACCGTGGGTACAGACTCCCTCCCGCCGCAGCCAAGGGCCAGGCCTGCCCCATGGAAAAGCTTCGAGGCTCTGGCccagccacccccagcccagggcagaggcCTGGCCACATGCACCCTCCATGCATGTGGATACCAGGTCTCCTGCTcactgtgcaggcaggcaggccggCCCCCTAGTACCTTTGTAGCTAAGGTTGGCCGGATAGGACACGCTGCTCTCCGCCACATCCCCGTTCGCCGTCTTCTGCCCAGGTGCTGCAAAAGGAGCTGCCGTGAGGCACAGGGGACCCTTTCCCAGTCCCGGGGTGGGTTTGGGGCAGCTGCTCCCCGACTGCTGGGGCCTCTGTGCTGCACTTCGCAGGCGCTGGGGGAGTGGAGTGCCCAACTCACCCGAGTTGCGCTTCGCAGGTGCTGGGGAAGTGCCCAACTCCCCCAAGCGGGCGCTCTCGTCCTTGGCCCGCCGCTCACGGCACCATCTGTTCACATCGCGGAAGGAGAAGAGCTTGAGGAAGACGATGGTGTAGGTCAGCAGCGCGAACAGGGCCCCCACTGGGGAGAGAAGAGCCGCGGCGGGGTGGGTGCCAGCTCACGACGTGCCCTTGCCCCTCACGCCCGCCCGAGCCAGGGACCTGGATGCAACTTGCACCTACACCCCAGGCAGCCGGGATCAgctctgccaggagctgggagccaacaCCAGCCTCCAGAGAACCCCCCCGGAGGTTGCCCCATGCCCTACCTGGAGTGGCCGAGGACACGGTGAGCACTACCAGGGCGGGGAAGCACAGGACAGTCAGCAGGTTGAGGCTGTGCAGGACAGAGCCGCTGCGCTCCGAGAGGGTGCCCTGCGGGGCGAGAAGATTCGCAGGCTCCTGAGGCTTCTGCCAGGCCCCCTCCAGACAGAGcaagccctgccctggccctggagcaggcccagctgcagccgtCGCAGTCACGTGGAGCTGGGCAACTAGCCTGGGACCCAGCTGAAGTGCCCACTGCTGCTAGAGCTGGGGGCCAGCACAGCAGACCCGTCCCAGCTCCAGCGAGCACCGACACCAGCCTTGccatcctggggctgcctggcccctAAACCCCCGCCAAGGGGGTCCCCCACACCCTGGAGCCAGGCTCCCTCCTGCGGGAGccacagcagcacctggcagTCTGATGGCCCTTATGAAGGTGCTCCCCCTTGCTGAGGggtccctgccttccccaggaGAGGACGCAGGGCTATTACTGGGAtaccaccccccaccagccccagctccgtcCCCGGGCAAGCACAGCATGGAAGCAGGCGGGCTCACCACTGCCAGGCGCTTCTCGATGTGCAGAGCAGTCAGCACAAACACGTTGGACACTGCGGAGAGACGGGCCGTGAGCACGTGCAGGCTCCCAGGCAGCTGGGCCCCTCCGCCTGCTGCCGTGGgcactgctgcccctccccagcaccaagaCCCGGGGACAGCACCAGGCGCTGGGCAGAAGGAAGCGTCTGTCTGGGCCTCtgtgcacacagtgccctgctgccaagggggAGCTTGAAGGCCCTCATGCCCCTGGGGTCAGCTGGGGCCACAGCACCATGCCTGCAGTGCCACGGAGCAGGGCTGTAGCCAGGTCCCTGCACTGGGATGTGGCAGGTGGAGCCGGCCAGGGGGCCAAGCCGCCCAGGGCCCatgccagccagcagctgcagccagaggctCCGACAGACCTGCGCGCTCCTGCCACAGAAGCCCCATCACCGGGTCGCACGCGACAGCCCCACAGggaccagcc harbors:
- the DGAT1 gene encoding diacylglycerol O-acyltransferase 1, whose translation is MGERERGAAGPRRRRAGPGAGPERERERDPPAEAAEGDPDSAGEFRCHKVQESLLSSASGYSNYRGVLNWCVIMLVLSNARLFLENLIKYGILVDPIQVVSLFLKDPYSWPSLCLVILSNVFVLTALHIEKRLAVGTLSERSGSVLHSLNLLTVLCFPALVVLTVSSATPVGALFALLTYTIVFLKLFSFRDVNRWCRERRAKDESARLGELGTSPAPAKRNSAPGQKTANGDVAESSVSYPANLSYKDLYYFLLAPTLCYELNFPRSPRIRKRFLLRRLIEMLFFTQLIVGLIQQWMVPTIQNSMKPFRDMDYSRIIERLLKLAVPNHFIWLIFFYWLFHSSMNAVAEVLRFGDREFYRDWWNSESVTYFWQNWNIPVHKWCLRHFYVPMIRSGCRRWMARTAVFLLSAFFHEYLVSVPLRMFRLWAFMGMMAQLPLAWFVGKFLQGNYGNAAVWISLIIGQPIAVLMYVHDYYVLNYEGSQ